A genomic region of Runella rosea contains the following coding sequences:
- the trhO gene encoding oxygen-dependent tRNA uridine(34) hydroxylase TrhO encodes MKPYSVLLYYQYVPIEDAEAYRDAQHEFCVNNNLLGRIIIAPEGLNGTVSGLVADCEAYMKWVKEDPRFATIDFKVEYHEAHAFQKLHVRLKEEIVNSDLPVDPLKQTGTHLEPAEFKQMLQEDPDLVVIDMRSNYEHSVGKFKGAITFDMENLRELPEHIKEIEHLKGQGKKIVTYCTGGIKCEKASAYLLDQGFDNVYQLHGGIIKYGLEAGGEDFEGKCYVFDNRLTVDVNHVNPKVISKCYVCGTASDRMVNCANNDCNIHVPMCEECGWKMEGACSEECKCSPNKRVYNGTGYYPKKSDHYTPLQGLKSFKKSMKKEEA; translated from the coding sequence ATGAAGCCTTACAGTGTCCTTTTGTATTATCAATACGTGCCCATCGAAGATGCCGAGGCGTATCGTGATGCGCAGCACGAGTTTTGCGTAAATAATAATTTGCTTGGACGTATCATCATCGCTCCCGAAGGGCTCAACGGAACCGTGTCGGGGTTGGTGGCCGATTGTGAAGCCTATATGAAATGGGTGAAAGAAGACCCACGTTTTGCCACGATTGACTTTAAAGTGGAATACCATGAAGCGCACGCGTTTCAGAAACTACACGTGCGGCTGAAAGAAGAAATTGTTAATTCAGACCTGCCCGTTGACCCATTGAAACAAACGGGAACGCACTTAGAGCCCGCCGAATTTAAGCAGATGTTGCAAGAAGACCCTGATTTGGTGGTAATTGATATGCGCTCCAACTACGAGCACAGCGTCGGGAAATTTAAAGGTGCCATCACGTTTGATATGGAAAACCTGCGCGAACTCCCCGAACACATCAAGGAAATTGAGCATCTCAAAGGGCAAGGCAAAAAAATCGTAACCTATTGTACGGGCGGTATCAAGTGCGAAAAAGCCAGCGCGTATCTTTTAGATCAGGGCTTTGATAATGTATACCAACTCCACGGCGGCATCATCAAATATGGTTTGGAAGCAGGTGGCGAAGACTTTGAAGGAAAATGCTACGTGTTCGACAATCGCCTTACGGTGGATGTCAATCACGTAAACCCTAAAGTGATCTCGAAATGCTACGTGTGCGGTACGGCCTCCGACCGTATGGTCAACTGCGCCAACAACGACTGCAACATCCACGTACCAATGTGCGAAGAATGCGGCTGGAAAATGGAAGGAGCCTGCTCCGAAGAATGTAAATGCAGCCCCAACAAGCGCGTCTATAACGGCACCGGCTACTACCCCAAAAAGAGCGACCATTATACGCCATTGCAGGGATTGAAAAGCTTCAAAAAGTCGATGAAGAAAGAAGAAGCGTAA
- a CDS encoding carboxypeptidase-like regulatory domain-containing protein translates to MRCSFLIAWISVVLLLESTMLSYGQTTAVLTGYVVDATTGKPMPFANVYVNGSTRGAVTDEKGAYTLVGIPLGTVEVVASYVGYQPDKRTFRFENSSPQKNDFRLKTSEQTLETVIVRGNPKRREQYLRQFKKQFFGEPFGGQCLLVNSDVLNFNEDNDHLYATATEPLIIDNQALGYRLVYDLQHFDAAASGKVYSAGTARFEELKPESERQANRFRRNQLTAYHGSIRHLMASLIDNTFEQAGFLVYQEDVTKMIPLEQRSITLAAAVSDYKRLVPIKVSTLIQPGRLSTERRLVSPMKLIVFYKHASSGFSPYPDAPYAYTEMNLPGGQIQMTVDGVITMPEGMLVKGSMGNDRLSTLLPADWKPEGDEKESLTNGPLAIQGKLAPPDSCIGHLAAAFNERFKLSAPTLFVHIDKPFYATGDRLWMSTYLLDAVNYRRAGGETAMHVDLLTSTGKLVQHQWVRIVDGRGEGNFRLSDTLMTGTYHLRAYTDEDDAQRRPAFERSVTIHNLLRNNLSVLSDSVPQPLDVQILPEGGRWISGFPARLGVKIVQPNGHGLSIAGRIVDDLGVEIVHFKTNQQGMTSVSMEPKAQRTYYADLTYNNRPQHVPLPKPETEGLLLSADAISDTTRLALIIMSTNRADTDSVYILIQQRGHVIEQRKILLQNGVAKISLPMMTWLPGLAQITLYDATAKPQAERLVFVPEFIAPVRVLMSFNKNRYQPREQAILSVNLNDNGLPVQAALSASITDANQVFDDTAEATMHTHLLLTGELRGRIENPNQYLKNPSAETRQALDDLLLTQGWRRISGTPETEQSGGVSLMGRILNAKNQPIPGAQIIVVSTDPGKSLAVSAGADQQGRFRLGGMALADTLQLMVQITDGQSKKLSAKEAFPVLEVPGKQWESGYKTAAPNWSTLRAQLETARIRQEANADFYRDKTVQVLQEVTVRARKYEERPEDIQQRSLHNAADAVLIVDDKSPVYQNLYEMIQGRLTGVTVKREGAMQARSYKVFIRGVNSFKSGMQPLYLMDGVPIQDPDGTALLYFNAGDIERVEVLKNAGTAGTYGVRGGNGVIAFYSKSKRSMQGSAKSEPGMMSIQFVGYPSVQREFYVPRYDAEVTAGSISGPVDYRDVLYWKPIMQTDSQGRSQLRFPLSDVVRTLRVVIQGITADGRPVLGVQLIRVQ, encoded by the coding sequence ATGCGTTGCTCGTTCTTAATCGCTTGGATAAGTGTCGTTCTACTTTTGGAATCAACCATGCTGTCTTATGGGCAAACGACAGCCGTTCTGACCGGCTACGTAGTAGATGCCACGACGGGAAAACCCATGCCATTTGCCAATGTATATGTTAATGGAAGCACGCGAGGGGCTGTTACCGACGAAAAAGGTGCGTATACCCTTGTCGGAATTCCACTTGGTACGGTTGAGGTTGTTGCTTCGTATGTCGGTTATCAGCCTGACAAACGCACCTTCCGATTTGAGAATTCGTCTCCCCAAAAAAACGATTTTCGGCTGAAAACAAGTGAACAAACGCTGGAAACCGTGATAGTAAGGGGTAATCCGAAGCGCCGGGAGCAATATTTACGTCAGTTTAAAAAGCAATTTTTCGGCGAACCATTTGGTGGACAGTGTCTGCTTGTAAACAGTGATGTTCTGAATTTTAATGAAGATAACGATCATCTGTATGCGACGGCTACTGAGCCGTTAATTATTGATAATCAGGCGCTGGGGTATCGATTGGTTTATGATTTGCAACATTTCGATGCTGCTGCGTCAGGAAAGGTTTATTCTGCGGGCACTGCCCGTTTTGAAGAACTAAAACCCGAAAGCGAACGGCAGGCTAATCGCTTTCGACGTAACCAGCTGACTGCCTATCACGGATCTATTCGACATTTAATGGCCAGCCTCATTGATAATACGTTCGAGCAGGCGGGCTTTCTGGTTTATCAGGAAGATGTTACCAAAATGATACCCCTGGAACAGCGGTCAATTACGTTGGCCGCTGCGGTTAGCGACTACAAACGTTTGGTTCCCATTAAGGTTTCTACATTGATTCAGCCCGGTCGATTATCGACCGAACGCCGATTGGTTTCGCCCATGAAACTGATCGTATTCTATAAGCATGCGTCCTCGGGTTTCTCGCCCTATCCCGATGCTCCTTACGCATATACGGAAATGAACTTGCCCGGCGGTCAGATACAAATGACCGTCGATGGGGTTATTACGATGCCTGAAGGTATGTTAGTCAAAGGCTCGATGGGTAATGACCGGCTATCGACGCTGTTGCCCGCCGATTGGAAACCCGAAGGGGATGAAAAGGAGTCATTGACAAACGGCCCGTTGGCGATACAGGGAAAACTTGCGCCACCTGACTCCTGCATAGGACATCTCGCTGCGGCCTTCAACGAGCGATTCAAGTTGTCGGCTCCCACATTGTTTGTGCACATCGATAAACCCTTTTACGCCACCGGAGATCGGCTCTGGATGAGTACTTACTTACTCGACGCGGTTAATTATCGGCGAGCCGGTGGCGAAACGGCCATGCATGTCGACCTGCTTACGTCAACAGGGAAATTGGTGCAGCACCAATGGGTGCGTATCGTTGACGGACGTGGAGAAGGCAATTTTCGCCTGTCGGATACCCTCATGACGGGAACGTATCACCTACGCGCCTATACCGATGAAGATGACGCCCAGCGACGCCCGGCTTTCGAGCGGTCTGTGACTATCCATAATCTGCTTCGGAATAACTTATCAGTGCTCAGTGATTCTGTTCCTCAGCCATTAGACGTTCAGATTTTGCCGGAAGGCGGGCGCTGGATTTCGGGATTTCCGGCGCGTTTGGGCGTAAAAATTGTACAGCCCAATGGGCATGGCTTGTCCATTGCGGGACGTATTGTCGATGACTTGGGAGTTGAAATCGTTCATTTCAAGACCAATCAGCAGGGGATGACCAGCGTGTCGATGGAGCCAAAGGCGCAACGAACGTATTACGCCGACTTAACGTATAACAACCGGCCGCAACATGTTCCTTTGCCCAAACCCGAAACCGAAGGGCTGTTGCTTTCAGCCGATGCAATCAGTGATACAACCCGTTTGGCGTTGATCATAATGAGCACTAACCGGGCCGATACCGACTCTGTATATATCCTGATTCAACAGCGCGGTCATGTCATTGAACAGCGGAAAATTCTCCTGCAAAACGGGGTGGCGAAGATAAGCTTGCCCATGATGACCTGGTTGCCGGGCCTTGCACAGATCACCCTTTATGATGCCACGGCCAAGCCTCAAGCCGAAAGATTGGTATTTGTGCCCGAATTCATTGCGCCGGTACGTGTACTGATGAGTTTTAACAAAAATCGGTATCAGCCTCGCGAGCAGGCCATCCTGAGTGTAAATCTGAATGATAATGGATTACCTGTACAGGCTGCTTTATCAGCGTCAATTACCGATGCCAATCAAGTGTTTGATGATACCGCTGAAGCTACCATGCACACACACTTGTTGCTGACGGGAGAGCTTCGGGGACGTATCGAAAACCCCAATCAATACCTGAAGAATCCCTCTGCCGAAACCCGTCAAGCGCTGGACGACCTGCTGCTGACGCAGGGCTGGCGACGTATCAGCGGTACGCCCGAAACGGAACAGTCTGGCGGTGTGTCGCTCATGGGCCGCATTTTAAATGCGAAAAATCAACCCATACCCGGCGCGCAGATCATCGTGGTATCGACAGACCCTGGGAAATCCTTAGCAGTTTCGGCAGGTGCTGACCAACAGGGGCGCTTTCGTCTGGGGGGAATGGCCCTTGCCGATACCCTACAGTTAATGGTACAAATCACGGATGGACAATCAAAAAAACTTTCTGCCAAAGAAGCCTTTCCAGTCTTGGAAGTACCCGGCAAACAATGGGAATCCGGTTATAAAACTGCGGCCCCAAATTGGTCGACGCTCAGGGCCCAACTGGAAACGGCTCGAATTCGGCAGGAAGCAAACGCCGATTTTTACCGCGACAAAACGGTTCAAGTCTTGCAGGAAGTGACGGTTCGAGCGCGTAAATACGAAGAAAGACCGGAAGATATTCAACAGCGCAGTTTGCACAATGCGGCTGATGCCGTTCTTATAGTTGATGACAAATCGCCGGTTTACCAAAATCTGTACGAAATGATTCAGGGGCGATTGACGGGCGTGACCGTTAAACGGGAAGGGGCCATGCAAGCGCGTAGCTATAAGGTATTTATACGGGGTGTGAATAGTTTCAAAAGTGGTATGCAGCCCTTGTATTTGATGGATGGTGTGCCCATTCAGGACCCAGACGGAACTGCTTTACTGTACTTTAATGCAGGAGATATTGAACGTGTCGAAGTGCTGAAAAATGCCGGTACTGCCGGTACATACGGGGTTCGGGGGGGAAATGGTGTCATTGCTTTTTACTCAAAAAGCAAACGGTCTATGCAGGGAAGCGCGAAATCCGAGCCGGGAATGATGTCGATTCAATTCGTTGGTTATCCGTCGGTGCAGCGCGAATTTTATGTACCACGTTACGATGCGGAGGTAACCGCTGGTAGCATTTCTGGCCCTGTCGATTATCGGGATGTTCTATACTGGAAACCAATCATGCAAACCGACAGTCAGGGGCGCAGTCAGCTGCGTTTTCCGCTGTCAGACGTAGTGCGGACGTTGCGCGTTGTAATACAGGGCATTACGGCCGATGGTCGTCCGGTGCTGGGCGTTCAGTTAATCAGGGTTCAATAA
- a CDS encoding heavy metal translocating P-type ATPase, with the protein METLTIENQQKITIPVTGMTCAACASSVENVLNKQEGVLECAVNFANETAQITFNSAQTSPEALKKSVQAVGYDLILDTANAQVKQAELKTAHVQSLKNNVVWASILTAPVVVIGMFFMEMPYANWIMLTLTTPVLALFGKSFFINAWKQARHGQSNMDTLVALSTGIAYLFSLFNTIYPEFWHSRGLHPHVYFEAAAVVIVFIMLGKLLEEKAKANTSSAIKKLMGLQPHTVWIIENGEEKEVELAQVRIGDRIIVKPGDKIAVDGKVLSGTSFVDESMLSGEPIPVEKTKGAKVFAGTVNQQGSFRFIAEKIGGETLLAGIIQMVQNAQGSKAPIQKLTDKIAGIFVPIVIGIAILTFLAWFILGGQNALSQGLLAAVTVLVIACPCALGLATPTAIMVGVGKGAENGILIKDAESLELAHRVNAIILDKTGTITEGKPTLTDSFWVENHETQKSILLAIESQSAHPLAEAVVNHLKMEGVKTRLVQQFENVTGRGVKATVDGENYYVGSPVWMTERQLSLSESPIEKWQLEAKTVIVFANETKVIAAFGITDPIKETSAKAIEELQNQGIEVYMLTGDNAHTAQLVAKQVGINHFKAQVLPSDKAAFVEELQRTGKVVAMVGDGINDSHALAMADVSIAMGRGSDIAMDVAKMTLISGDLHKIAQAIRLSKWTVAAIHQNLFWAFIYNLIGIPLAAGVLYPLNGFLLNPMIAGAAMALSSVSVVGNSLRLKLKQL; encoded by the coding sequence ATGGAAACGCTCACGATAGAGAACCAACAAAAAATAACGATTCCTGTGACGGGAATGACCTGTGCGGCTTGTGCGAGCAGCGTCGAAAACGTCCTCAACAAACAGGAAGGGGTATTGGAATGTGCCGTCAACTTTGCCAACGAAACGGCTCAAATCACTTTCAATTCCGCCCAAACTTCCCCCGAAGCCCTCAAAAAATCGGTGCAGGCCGTGGGATATGACTTGATTTTGGATACCGCCAATGCCCAAGTAAAGCAAGCTGAATTAAAAACAGCCCACGTACAATCACTCAAAAACAATGTGGTTTGGGCGAGTATCCTAACCGCTCCCGTGGTGGTTATCGGCATGTTTTTTATGGAAATGCCCTACGCCAATTGGATTATGCTGACCCTGACCACGCCCGTATTGGCCCTGTTTGGCAAAAGTTTTTTTATTAACGCCTGGAAACAAGCTCGCCACGGGCAATCCAACATGGATACGCTCGTGGCGTTAAGCACCGGAATCGCCTACCTATTCAGCCTTTTTAACACCATATACCCCGAATTTTGGCACAGCCGGGGGCTTCACCCGCACGTCTATTTTGAGGCGGCGGCCGTTGTGATTGTGTTTATTATGTTGGGGAAATTGCTCGAAGAAAAAGCCAAAGCCAATACCTCCTCGGCCATCAAAAAGCTGATGGGCCTACAACCGCATACGGTATGGATTATTGAAAACGGCGAAGAAAAAGAAGTGGAATTGGCCCAAGTCCGCATCGGTGACCGCATCATTGTCAAGCCCGGCGACAAGATTGCCGTGGATGGAAAAGTACTTTCGGGCACCTCGTTTGTGGATGAAAGTATGCTTTCTGGCGAGCCTATTCCGGTTGAGAAAACCAAAGGAGCCAAAGTCTTTGCTGGAACGGTCAATCAACAGGGCAGTTTCCGATTTATTGCAGAGAAAATCGGCGGTGAAACCCTATTGGCGGGCATCATCCAGATGGTCCAAAATGCCCAAGGAAGCAAAGCTCCGATTCAAAAGTTGACCGACAAAATCGCGGGTATTTTTGTCCCGATTGTCATTGGCATTGCCATTCTGACGTTTTTGGCTTGGTTCATTTTAGGAGGCCAAAATGCCCTGTCGCAAGGCTTACTGGCGGCAGTTACGGTCCTAGTCATTGCCTGTCCGTGTGCGCTGGGATTGGCTACCCCAACGGCCATCATGGTGGGCGTGGGCAAAGGCGCTGAAAACGGAATTCTCATCAAAGATGCCGAAAGTCTGGAACTGGCCCATCGGGTGAATGCCATCATTTTGGACAAAACGGGCACCATTACGGAAGGGAAACCTACGCTTACCGACAGTTTTTGGGTGGAAAACCATGAAACTCAAAAAAGCATTTTGCTCGCCATCGAAAGTCAATCGGCTCATCCACTGGCCGAAGCCGTGGTGAATCATTTGAAAATGGAGGGTGTCAAAACGCGCTTGGTGCAGCAGTTTGAAAACGTAACGGGTCGGGGGGTAAAAGCGACCGTCGATGGAGAAAATTATTACGTCGGCAGCCCCGTATGGATGACCGAGCGACAACTATCTCTGTCGGAATCGCCCATTGAAAAGTGGCAATTGGAGGCAAAAACAGTCATTGTTTTTGCCAACGAAACCAAGGTAATCGCCGCCTTTGGCATTACTGACCCCATCAAAGAAACATCGGCCAAAGCCATTGAAGAACTTCAAAATCAAGGAATTGAGGTTTATATGTTGACTGGCGACAATGCCCATACGGCACAACTAGTAGCGAAGCAAGTGGGAATCAACCATTTTAAAGCCCAAGTGCTCCCCTCCGACAAAGCCGCTTTTGTGGAAGAATTACAACGAACGGGCAAAGTGGTAGCCATGGTCGGCGACGGCATCAACGACTCCCACGCGCTAGCCATGGCCGATGTGAGCATTGCCATGGGTCGAGGTTCAGATATTGCCATGGACGTGGCTAAAATGACGCTTATCTCTGGCGATTTGCACAAAATTGCGCAGGCCATTCGCCTTTCTAAATGGACGGTAGCGGCCATTCATCAAAATCTGTTTTGGGCGTTTATTTACAACCTTATCGGAATTCCGCTGGCCGCTGGCGTGTTATACCCACTCAACGGCTTCTTGCTCAATCCGATGATTGCGGGCGCGGCCATGGCGCTGAGTTCGGTGTCGGTGGTAGGAAACAGTCTGAGACTTAAATTAAAGCAATTATAA
- a CDS encoding sulfatase family protein: MKKTILPLFLFMCLLGTGFLSFKPKDKRPNIIILFSDDHALQGISAYGSPYIKTPNIDRLAKEGALYQNMFCTNSLCAPSRATLLTGKFSHKNGHRDNSTQFDAGQSMYPKYLQAAGYQTSWIGKWHLQATPQYFDYWSVVPGQGAYYNPDFHEMGGKTVRHEGYATDVITNKALKWLSSDRDDSKPFCLVIGHKCPHRNWLPDTGDLRAFDNVKFQLPKTFYDTYEGRIAAKRQDMTVTKTMRLKEDLKVGAENDEFVKRMNPAQRKAWLAYYDQVTDDFKKQNLTGRALDEWKYQRYMQDYLGTLRSLDRNVGRVLDYLDKTGLAENTLVIYSSDQGFYLGEHGWFDKRFMYEESHHMPMLIRYPKRIKPGTIDRAIHNNTDFAPTILQEAGITVPKDMQGQSFFSKTPRKSTYYHYYEYPAEHSVQAHFGIRTDRYKLIRFYNDGEYWELYDLKTDPDELKNQYGNPAYKAIQKQLLIDLKKVINQYEDTEAREILRKEGI; this comes from the coding sequence ATGAAAAAGACCATCCTTCCTCTCTTTCTCTTTATGTGCCTGTTGGGTACTGGCTTTTTGTCTTTCAAACCCAAAGACAAGCGCCCCAACATCATCATTCTGTTTTCGGACGACCACGCGCTGCAAGGCATAAGTGCCTACGGCAGCCCATATATCAAAACGCCCAACATCGATCGATTGGCCAAGGAAGGTGCTTTGTACCAAAATATGTTTTGCACCAATTCTCTTTGCGCACCGAGCCGTGCCACGCTGCTGACGGGTAAATTTAGCCACAAAAATGGCCACCGAGACAACTCAACCCAGTTTGACGCGGGTCAGAGCATGTACCCTAAATACCTCCAAGCGGCTGGTTATCAAACGAGTTGGATTGGCAAATGGCATTTACAGGCCACACCGCAGTATTTTGATTATTGGTCGGTGGTACCAGGTCAAGGGGCGTATTACAATCCTGACTTTCATGAAATGGGCGGCAAAACCGTTCGTCACGAAGGGTACGCCACCGACGTTATCACCAATAAAGCACTCAAATGGCTGAGCAGCGACCGCGATGACTCAAAGCCTTTTTGTCTGGTCATCGGCCACAAATGCCCACACCGCAATTGGCTACCCGACACGGGCGATTTGCGGGCGTTTGACAATGTCAAATTTCAATTGCCCAAAACATTTTACGACACTTACGAAGGCCGTATCGCCGCCAAACGTCAGGACATGACCGTGACCAAAACCATGCGCCTGAAGGAAGATTTGAAAGTAGGTGCCGAAAATGATGAGTTTGTAAAGCGTATGAATCCCGCCCAGCGCAAGGCGTGGTTGGCGTATTATGACCAAGTGACGGACGACTTTAAGAAACAAAACTTAACGGGCCGTGCCCTCGACGAATGGAAATACCAGCGTTATATGCAGGATTATTTGGGCACACTCCGCTCACTTGACCGCAACGTGGGCCGAGTGTTAGATTATCTGGACAAAACGGGTTTGGCCGAGAACACCTTAGTGATTTATTCTTCCGACCAAGGCTTTTATTTGGGCGAACACGGTTGGTTTGACAAGCGCTTTATGTACGAAGAATCTCACCACATGCCGATGCTGATACGCTACCCAAAGCGCATCAAACCAGGGACAATCGACCGCGCCATTCACAACAACACCGATTTTGCGCCCACAATTTTGCAGGAAGCAGGCATCACTGTTCCGAAAGACATGCAAGGACAATCATTTTTCAGCAAAACGCCCCGAAAATCAACCTATTACCACTATTACGAATACCCCGCCGAGCACAGTGTACAAGCGCACTTCGGCATCCGTACCGACCGCTACAAGCTGATTCGCTTCTACAATGACGGTGAATATTGGGAACTTTACGACCTCAAAACGGACCCGGACGAACTCAAAAATCAGTACGGCAATCCCGCCTACAAAGCCATTCAAAAACAGTTATTGATTGATTTAAAGAAGGTTATTAATCAATATGAAGACACGGAAGCCAGGGAAATTTTAAGGAAGGAAGGGATTTGA
- a CDS encoding heavy-metal-associated domain-containing protein: METLQFKTNINCGGCVAKVTPFLNQLENVEAWKVDTNNPEKILTVSGEDLTCELIQTAIQKAGFEAAEV, from the coding sequence ATGGAAACCTTACAATTCAAAACCAATATCAATTGCGGAGGCTGCGTAGCAAAAGTAACTCCTTTCTTGAATCAACTCGAAAACGTAGAGGCGTGGAAAGTTGACACCAACAATCCCGAAAAAATCCTGACTGTATCGGGCGAAGATCTAACCTGCGAACTCATCCAAACCGCCATTCAGAAGGCTGGGTTTGAAGCCGCCGAAGTATAG
- a CDS encoding sialidase family protein: protein MHLRLFLLLLIPFWGNAQAPKETVVFQNGQNGYKCYRIPAIVKAPNGHLLAFAEARRNNCGDFGDVEIVMKRSTDNGATWGNLQVVADNGNDQAGNQAPVFDLTDKRFPQGRLFLFYNTGIAHEQEVREGKAIREVWYKTSTNGGQTWSEPVNITTQVSKPNKPSVNPAYNFKEDWRSYANTPGHGLQIQKGKYKGRLFIPANHSAGPPQKESRDYVAHAFYSDDHGKTFKISPNVAYASSNEAIAAETSDGSLVFNCRNQSGDAKYRIQAFTKNAGETWDDVKIMTDLPDPICQGSMIDFQPQKGQKVLIFSNNNSQTQRDKLTVRVSYDDGKSWSAGKEIYGAAKAYEDPSAYSDLVVQQNNALGVLYEKNDYTQIVYASFSYEWLIK from the coding sequence ATGCATTTACGTCTATTTTTACTTTTATTGATTCCATTCTGGGGAAATGCCCAAGCCCCCAAAGAAACCGTGGTTTTCCAAAACGGACAAAACGGCTACAAATGTTACCGTATTCCAGCCATTGTCAAAGCCCCCAACGGCCACTTATTGGCTTTTGCCGAAGCGAGGCGCAACAACTGCGGGGATTTTGGCGATGTTGAAATTGTCATGAAACGCAGCACCGACAACGGCGCGACGTGGGGGAATTTGCAAGTCGTGGCCGATAACGGCAACGACCAAGCAGGCAATCAAGCCCCCGTTTTTGACTTGACAGATAAGCGGTTCCCCCAAGGTCGGTTGTTTTTGTTTTACAATACGGGCATCGCCCACGAGCAGGAAGTCCGCGAGGGGAAAGCCATTCGGGAAGTGTGGTATAAGACCAGCACCAATGGCGGACAAACTTGGTCGGAGCCCGTCAATATCACAACGCAGGTTTCCAAACCCAATAAACCTAGCGTAAATCCTGCCTACAATTTCAAAGAAGACTGGCGCTCATACGCCAATACCCCAGGCCACGGTCTGCAAATTCAAAAAGGAAAGTACAAAGGCCGACTTTTTATTCCCGCCAATCACTCTGCAGGGCCGCCTCAAAAAGAGTCCCGGGATTATGTGGCCCACGCTTTTTACAGCGACGACCACGGAAAAACTTTTAAAATTTCACCCAACGTAGCCTACGCCAGCAGTAACGAGGCCATCGCCGCCGAAACTTCGGATGGAAGTTTGGTTTTCAATTGCCGCAACCAGTCAGGAGATGCCAAGTACCGGATTCAGGCCTTTACCAAAAACGCGGGAGAAACTTGGGACGACGTAAAAATCATGACTGACCTACCCGACCCCATTTGCCAAGGAAGCATGATTGATTTTCAGCCCCAAAAAGGGCAAAAAGTATTGATTTTTTCCAACAACAACAGCCAAACCCAACGCGATAAACTGACCGTTCGCGTCAGCTATGATGATGGCAAAAGCTGGTCGGCAGGCAAAGAAATTTACGGTGCCGCCAAGGCATATGAAGACCCGTCGGCGTATTCGGATTTGGTGGTGCAGCAGAATAATGCCCTTGGCGTGTTGTACGAAAAAAATGACTATACACAGATCGTTTATGCTTCCTTTAGTTACGAATGGCTGATAAAATAA